One Miscanthus floridulus cultivar M001 chromosome 11, ASM1932011v1, whole genome shotgun sequence DNA window includes the following coding sequences:
- the LOC136494654 gene encoding E3 ubiquitin-protein ligase PUB23-like, which produces MEEEPQPQVEVEVPCYFLCPISLSIMRDPVTLPTGITYDRDGIERWLLTAATCPLTKQPVPADCDPTPNHTLRRLIQSWCALHAADGVDRVHTPKPRADRAAVAALVSRVHAAAAATATAGSSTPQPQHQQLLAALRELRDVAAESDRNRNLVAAVPGAVDVLAAVFAASANAKSSEGTASAVRDEALEVISSLQVPEQCLRRVAETNEALVSALVSALQRSSSASRARAALLLERVTAAMPPSRLVSLAEQVFREAVQLLRDRPAVSRPATKAALHVLVRTAAWGRNRVKAVDAGAVPVLVDMLFDGGAERRACELVLAALDRLCGCAEGRADLVAHAAGVAAVGRRALRVSEAATDKAVRVLRSVARHAATAAVVQEMAQAGVVATLCLVAQSEQYAERTRERARETLRLHARAWRTSPCLHHHLQAVYPC; this is translated from the coding sequence ATGGAGGAGGAGCCGCAGCcgcaggtggaggtggaggtacCCTGCTACTTCCTGTGCCCCATCTCGCTGTCCATCATGCGGGACCCCGTGACGCTCCCCACCGGCATCACCTACGACCGCGACGGCATCGAGCGCTGGCTCCTCACCGCCGCCACCTGCCCGCTCACCAAGCAGCCCGTGCCGGCGGACTGCGACCCCACGCCCAACCACACGCTGCGCCGCCTCATCCAGTCCTGGTGCGCACTCCACGCCGCCGACGGCGTCGACCGCGTCCACACGCCCAAGCCCCGCGCCgaccgcgccgccgtcgccgcgctgGTCTCGAgggtccacgccgccgccgccgccaccgccaccgccggatCATCGACGCCGCAGCCgcagcaccagcagctcctcgcgGCGCTGCGCGAGCTCAGGGACGTGGCGGCCGAGAGCGACCGCAACCGGAATCTCGTCGCCGCCGTGCCCGGCGCGGTGGACGTCCTGGCCGCGGTGTTCGCGGCGTCCGCCAACGCCAAGTCGTCCGAAGGAACAGCCTCCGCCGTCCGCGACGAGGCGCTCGAGGTCATCTCGTCGCTGCAGGTCCCGGAGCAGTGCCTGCGCCGCGTTGCCGAGACGAACGAGGCGCTGGTCTCCGCGCTTGTCTCCGCGCTGCAGCGGTCCAGCTCCGCGTCCAGGGCGCGCGCGGCGCTGCTCCTGGAGCGCGTCACGGCCGCCATGCCGCCCAGCAGGCTGGTGTCCCTCGCGGAACAGGTGTTCAGGGAGGCCGTGCAGCTGCTCCGCGACAGGCCGGCCGTCTCCAGGCCCGCGACCAAGGCGGCGCTGCACGTGCTCGTGCGCACGGCGGCGTGGGGACGCAACCGCGTCAAGGCGGTGGACGCCGGCGCGGTGCCCGTGCTCGTCGACATGCTCTTCGACGGCGGGGCGGAGCGCCGCGCGTGCGAGCTCGTCCTGGCGGCGCTGGACCGCCTGTGCGGGTGCGCGGAGGGGCGCGCCGACCTGGTGGCACACGCCGCGGGGGTGGCGGCCGTGGGCAGGAGGGCGCTCAGGGTGTCGGAGGCTGCCACGGACAAGGCGGTGAGGGTGCTGAGGTCCGTGGCGAGGcacgcggccacggcggcggtggtgcaGGAGATGGCGCAGGCCGGCGTCGTGGCGACGCTGTGCTTGGTGGCGCAGTCGGAGCAGTACGCCGAGAGGACGAGGGAGCGGGCGCGCGAGACGCTCCGGCTGCATGCGAGGGCGTGGCGGACCTCGCCGTGCTTGCATCACCACCTCCAGGCCGTGTACCCTtgctag